A single region of the Devosia sp. FJ2-5-3 genome encodes:
- a CDS encoding sorbosone dehydrogenase family protein, protein MDASAVFARFVALVGSVAVAIRHSGDGPRPPAYGLKPTIPGPKPQGSIPTLKMPTAKGWQDGRTPVPAPGLKVNAFARDLDHPRQVYILPNGDVLVAESMGESGNPKTVFDHAMSATMKRARASGDSPNRIILLRDADGDGVAEVRHVLLENVRQPYGMVFLDNTLYVGASDALLAYPYELGQTKITAQGRKLMGMKPGGHWTRNLIANKDGTKIYVAVGSLSNIGDAGMEAEIDRACIFEYDIAAGTHRLFAGGLRNPVGMAFEPTTQTLHTVVNERDGLGDETPPDYLTSVVDGGFYGWPYCYWNRTVDDRVPQDAAKVAIALQPDFALGGHTASLGLCWLPDGTLPGYPAGMAIGQHGSWNRSKLSGYKLTFVEFKDGKPVGMPRDILTGFLTEDENYSYGRPVGVAHAADGSVLMADDVGDVIWRVTGA, encoded by the coding sequence ATGGATGCCAGTGCCGTTTTCGCCCGTTTTGTCGCTCTAGTCGGTTCGGTTGCCGTCGCCATTCGCCATTCCGGCGATGGTCCGCGCCCACCGGCCTATGGGCTGAAACCGACCATTCCCGGGCCCAAGCCGCAGGGCTCCATCCCGACCCTCAAGATGCCGACCGCCAAGGGCTGGCAGGACGGCCGCACCCCGGTTCCCGCGCCAGGCCTCAAGGTCAATGCCTTCGCCAGGGACCTCGATCATCCGCGCCAGGTCTATATCCTGCCCAATGGCGACGTTCTCGTCGCTGAATCCATGGGCGAGTCGGGCAATCCCAAGACCGTCTTCGACCACGCCATGTCCGCGACGATGAAACGGGCCCGCGCCTCGGGCGACAGCCCCAATCGCATTATCCTCTTGCGTGACGCCGATGGCGACGGGGTGGCCGAAGTCCGCCACGTTCTGCTGGAAAACGTGCGCCAGCCCTATGGGATGGTGTTCCTCGACAACACTCTCTATGTCGGCGCCAGCGATGCCCTGCTCGCCTATCCCTATGAACTGGGCCAGACCAAGATCACCGCCCAGGGCCGCAAGCTGATGGGCATGAAGCCCGGTGGCCACTGGACGCGCAATCTCATCGCCAACAAGGACGGCACCAAGATCTATGTCGCCGTCGGCTCGCTCAGCAATATCGGCGATGCCGGCATGGAGGCCGAAATCGACCGCGCCTGCATCTTCGAATATGACATCGCGGCCGGTACGCACCGCCTCTTTGCCGGCGGCCTGCGCAATCCGGTCGGCATGGCCTTCGAACCCACCACGCAGACCCTCCACACCGTTGTCAATGAGCGCGACGGCCTCGGCGACGAGACCCCGCCGGATTACCTCACCTCGGTGGTCGATGGCGGCTTTTATGGCTGGCCCTATTGCTACTGGAACCGCACCGTCGACGATCGCGTGCCGCAGGATGCAGCCAAGGTCGCAATCGCCCTGCAACCCGACTTCGCCCTGGGCGGCCACACCGCCTCGCTCGGCCTCTGCTGGCTACCCGACGGCACACTGCCCGGCTATCCCGCCGGCATGGCCATCGGCCAGCACGGTTCGTGGAACCGCAGCAAGCTCTCCGGCTACAAGCTGACCTTTGTCGAGTTCAAGGATGGCAAGCCGGTCGGCATGCCCCGCGACATCCTCACTGGCTTCCTGACGGAAGATGAGAACTATTCCTATGGCCGCCCCGTCGGCGTCGCCCACGCCGCCGACGGCTCCGTGCTTATGGCCGACGACGTCGGCGACGTCATCTGGCGCGTCACCGGCGCCTGA
- the pbpC gene encoding penicillin-binding protein 1C, whose protein sequence is MARLTLLGFVLFTLGLAGVIQLTAWVTTIRAELPATPDLAELPVSVAVVDRNGALLRPFTAGDGRWRLPVRKAEVDPRFIDMLIAYEDRGFDGHEGIAWNSMARAALQFVGAGGRVVSGGSTLTMQVARLIEGQPTRNAWGKLRQMVHADRLEDELGKDDILDLYLTLAPYGGNIEGIRAASLAYFGKEPTRLTTAEAALLVALPQSPEARRPDRDPEAARRSRDMVLDRLVTMDAIAEEEARAAKLEPIPIARREFPMLAAHTAEAARKAQPGARTVQLTMEKRLQEALERLGAARARMIDPKVSVAILAADMETGEILASVGSAGLLATESAGFVDMTTAIRSPGSTLKPLIYGLGFELGLAHPQSLIEDRTTAFGGYVPVNFDGFNRGTVTIHDALTQSLNIPAVVVLDAVGPARLVSRLRRAHADARLPVDTAPSLAVGLGGVGISLRDLVGLYAAIGRGGMPVTLRDGVGKPKPESNGVSAPVLDRVAAWYVADILADVPPPLNGTPGRIAYKTGTSYGYRDAWAIGFDGKTAIGVWVGRPDGAPVPGLSGITGAAPILFEAFDRLRNRRAPLPKAPPGVLFASNTELPEPLRRFRHPNDNLVARIASPEIAFPGDGVDVDLGLREGQEAALTVKVRNGVPPFTFFANGAPFGRPRFAREGIWQPDGPGYVTLSVVDAEGRGDSVTVFLN, encoded by the coding sequence GTGGCGCGGCTGACCCTGCTTGGCTTTGTGCTGTTCACGCTGGGATTGGCCGGAGTTATCCAACTGACCGCCTGGGTGACGACGATCCGGGCCGAGCTGCCGGCGACGCCGGACCTCGCCGAATTGCCGGTTTCCGTCGCGGTGGTGGATCGCAATGGCGCCCTGCTGCGGCCGTTCACGGCCGGCGATGGCCGCTGGCGCCTGCCGGTGCGCAAGGCGGAGGTCGATCCGCGCTTTATCGACATGCTGATCGCCTATGAGGATCGCGGCTTTGACGGGCATGAGGGCATTGCCTGGAACTCGATGGCGCGCGCGGCGCTGCAATTTGTCGGCGCAGGGGGCCGGGTGGTGTCGGGTGGCTCGACCCTCACCATGCAGGTGGCGCGGCTGATCGAGGGGCAGCCGACCAGGAATGCCTGGGGCAAGCTGCGGCAGATGGTGCATGCCGACCGGCTCGAGGATGAACTGGGCAAGGACGACATTCTCGATCTCTACCTGACCCTGGCGCCCTATGGCGGCAATATCGAGGGCATCCGCGCCGCGAGCCTTGCCTATTTCGGCAAGGAGCCGACGCGGTTGACGACGGCCGAGGCGGCCCTGCTGGTGGCGTTGCCGCAATCGCCCGAGGCGCGACGGCCCGACCGCGACCCCGAGGCGGCGCGGCGGAGCCGGGACATGGTGCTCGACCGGCTGGTGACCATGGACGCCATTGCCGAAGAAGAGGCGCGGGCGGCAAAGCTCGAGCCGATCCCGATCGCGCGGCGCGAATTTCCCATGCTGGCGGCGCATACCGCAGAGGCGGCGCGAAAAGCGCAGCCGGGGGCGCGCACAGTTCAACTCACCATGGAAAAGCGGCTTCAGGAGGCGCTGGAGCGGCTCGGCGCGGCGCGGGCGCGGATGATCGATCCGAAGGTTTCGGTGGCCATCCTTGCGGCGGATATGGAGACCGGGGAGATTCTGGCGTCTGTCGGATCGGCGGGGCTGCTGGCGACGGAAAGCGCGGGGTTTGTCGACATGACCACGGCGATCCGGTCGCCCGGCTCGACGCTGAAACCACTGATCTACGGGCTGGGGTTCGAACTGGGGCTGGCGCATCCGCAAAGCCTTATCGAGGACCGCACAACGGCCTTTGGCGGTTATGTGCCGGTCAATTTCGACGGCTTCAATCGCGGCACGGTGACCATCCATGACGCGCTGACGCAGTCGCTGAATATTCCGGCCGTGGTGGTGCTCGATGCGGTGGGGCCGGCGCGGCTGGTGTCGCGGCTGCGGCGCGCCCATGCGGATGCACGCCTGCCGGTCGATACGGCGCCGAGCCTTGCCGTGGGGCTCGGCGGGGTGGGGATCAGCCTGCGCGATCTTGTCGGGCTCTATGCCGCCATCGGGCGCGGGGGAATGCCGGTGACGCTGCGGGACGGTGTTGGCAAGCCCAAGCCGGAGAGCAATGGCGTATCCGCGCCGGTCCTCGACCGGGTAGCGGCGTGGTATGTGGCCGATATTCTGGCCGATGTGCCGCCGCCGCTGAACGGCACGCCGGGGCGCATCGCCTACAAGACCGGTACCTCCTATGGCTATCGCGATGCCTGGGCCATCGGCTTTGACGGCAAGACGGCGATCGGCGTCTGGGTCGGGCGGCCGGATGGCGCGCCGGTGCCTGGACTATCGGGGATTACCGGGGCCGCGCCGATCCTCTTTGAAGCCTTTGACCGGCTGCGCAATCGCCGCGCGCCGCTGCCCAAGGCGCCGCCGGGCGTACTGTTTGCGTCGAATACCGAACTGCCCGAGCCGCTGCGGCGGTTTCGCCACCCGAACGATAATTTGGTGGCGCGGATCGCCTCGCCGGAGATCGCCTTTCCTGGGGATGGCGTCGATGTCGATCTGGGATTGCGGGAGGGGCAGGAGGCAGCGCTCACCGTAAAAGTGCGCAATGGCGTGCCGCCCTTCACCTTCTTTGCCAATGGCGCGCCTTTCGGGCGGCCGCGCTTTGCGCGAGAGGGGATCTGGCAGCCCGACGGACCCGGCTATGTCACGCTCTCGGTGGTCGATGCCGAGGGGCGCGGGGATAGTGTGACGGTGTTTTTGAATTAG